CATCGCTCCTGTACAGGTGCGTCGCGAGATACCGCTCGACCTGATCGAAGACGCCGCCAAACACGTCTACGAAGCGGCGGTACGCACGCCGCTCGTCCGGCTGAACCACGACGGCCCCGCCGAGATCTACTTGAAGCTCGAGAACCTGCAGCCCATCGGCTCCTTCAAGATCCGCGGCGCATATAACGCCGTGCGCCTGCTGCCGGAAGCGCAGCGCAAACGTGGGGTGTGGACGGTGAGCGCCGGCAACGCCGCGCAGGGCGTCGCGCTGGCGGCGAAGAAGGCGGGCGTCCCGTGCAAAGTGTTGGTGATGGACACCGCGCCCGCGACCAAGCTCACCGCCATCGAGCGGCTCGGCGCCACGTTCGTGAAAGCTCCCTTCGACGAATGCTGGAAGGCGCTCTCCGAGCGCACGCATCCGCAGATGGAAGGCGCGTTCGTCCACCCGTTCGAGGACGATGAGTTCATCGCCGGCAACGCTTCCGCCGGCATCGAGATCCTCGAAGACCTGCCCGACGTGGATTCGGTGGTCGCGGCCTTCGGCGGCGGCGGTCTCGCCTGCGGCATCGCTACCGTGATGAAGCACTACCGGCCACAGGCCAAGGTGTACGCGGCGGAGCCGGAGACGGCGCATCCCTTCGCGCATTGCCTCAAAGCCGGAGGCGCCCAGGATTTTCCCAACTGGAAGGCGAGTTGGGTGGATGGCTGCGGCGGCAAGTCCGTCTTCCCGCGGATGTGGGCGCTGGCGCATCACCTGCTGGCAGGGTCGATCGTGAGTTCGCTCGACGAGATCCGGCGCGCGATGCGCCTGGTCGCGGAGCGCAATCACGTGATCGCGGAAGGCGCGGGCGCGTGCGCTGTCGCGGGCGGCTTGAGCGGGAAAGCGGGCGCGGGGAAGATCGTGTGCGTGGTCAGCGGCGGCAACATCGACCTGGCAAAGTTCAACGAGCTGGTGGCGAGTGCGTAGGGAAGGGATTCAGCCGCGAAAAACGTGGGTTTGACCGTGTTTCCGCGGCTTCGCTATAATCAGAAGATTCGAGCGGGAGTAACTCAGTGGTAGAGTGCGACCTTGCCAAGGTCGAAGTCGCGGGTTCAAATCCCGTCTCCCGCTCCATTTTTTTCTTTGACCCTCGCTCCTGCGAGGGTTTCGTTCATTGAGAATGGCGGACGCAGCCGGGCCGAGCGCGAAAAGCGCGAAGCAAAAGCGCTGCGGCGATCCTCTAGTGAAATGGTACGGCGCGGTAGCCAAGTGGTAAGGCAGAGGTCTGCAAAACCTCTATTCGGCGGTTCGATTCCGCCCCGCGCCTCCAAACTCTTCCCCTAGTGATGAACCCACTGCGGATCTTCTTCGGGCGCGACGATGGCGCCGTCGCGCATGTGAATGATGCGGTCGCCGACGGTGGCGGCTGCGGGGTTGTGGGTGATCATCAGCACGGTCTGGCCCAACTCCTGATTCGACTGGCGCAGCATCTTCAGCACGATGTCGGAATTCTTGGAGTCGAGGTTGCCGGTGGGCTCGTCTGCCAGGATGATGGCCGGACGATGGATGAGCGCGCGCGCCAGCGCCACGCGCTGCTGCTCGCCGCCGCTCAGCTCTGACGGCCGATGGTCGAGGCGGCCCGCCAGGCCGAGCATGCCGACGATCTGGTCGAGATACGCGCGGTCGAGCTCGCCGTTGCCGCCGGCGATATCGTGCGCGATCTGGATGTTGCCGAGCGCGTCGAGCGTGGGCAGCAGGTTGAATTTCTGAAAGACGAAGCCGATGCGCCGCTTGCGCAGCCGCGTGCGCTCGGCGTCGGAGAGCTGGGCGAAATCCTCGCCGTCGATGATCACCTTGCCGGTGGTGGCGCGCGTGAGCCCGCCTAAAAGATAGAAGAGCGTGGACTTGCCCGAGCCCGAGGGCCCCACGATGCTGACGAACTCGCCGCGCTCGATGACGAACGAGACACCGCGCAGCGCAGGCACGTCTACCTTGCCCACGCGGTAGACCTTGGTCACGTTGTCGGTCTGGATGATCGCAGCCATCGGAAACCAAAGAGTTTACACGACGAGGAGGGCGGGTGAGCGGCGACGGAGGACCTCGGTTTCGCGGGACAACCCTTTAAAGATGCTTCGCGACCGATACCCCGGCTGCAGAAGACGCCGGGGGTCCCTCGGTCACTCAGCATGGCCTTTCAAGGCAACACAGTCCTGTGAGCCAAGAACAAAGCCGCCCTCGCAGGCGGCTTGTTCCTCAACTCCGACTCCAAACGTTCAGGCGCTGGCGATCTGCCGCGGAACAGCAGCGTGGGCGGTCGTGACCCGGGCCACACCCTTCTTCGGGCCGCGCTTGCGCACCAGCAGCAGCCGGATGCGCTCCAGCAGTTCGGCGGGCGCGTACATGCCCTTGGGAAGAAAAATATCGGCGCGGGTATCGCGCTCATAGACTTTTATTTTTCCCGAGAACAGGATGGCCGGGGTCTCCGGGGAGAGCGTCTTTATCCTCTCGATGAGTTCGGTACCGTCGAGGTCAGGCATGACGAGGTCGCTGAGCACCAAGTCGATGCCGCCGCGCTCAAAGACTTCAAGCGCGACGCGGCCATTGTGGCAGGCGATCACGCGGTAACCACGTGTCTCCAGCATTATTTTGCGGATGGATAGGGATTGTTCATTGTCATCGACGCAGAGAATGGTCCTCTTCGGCTTCATGTTCGGTGCGGTCCCCTGAGGTACAGACGGAAGGCCAGTGCCAGAGCCGACGCTGGGGTCCGAATCTTCTTTTTTTGATTTTCTTGGTTCGTCAGAGCGTCAGAACGTTGGCGAATCGTACTGGCGAGGACGGTAGCTGTAAAGTGACGCGGACGCTATTAGGTGATTGTCCTATCTTTGAGACATTCGCGGTTGGCACGACGTGTGAGTGCCCGCCATTCTTGCGTTGCGCGCGTGTGCGCCTTAGAGGAAAACCTCACCTTGCATCACTTCTACGACATTCCCGCCAACGCGCACGTTAACGACACTGTAACCTTCTGTGGATTTCCCTGGGGTCGATCCGACGTCGGACTTTGACGCGCGCACGTGGATGAGCGAGCGCCGCTTCATCTCCACCCCTTGCTCGATCAGCACTGGCTGGTCGGGCTGCGCCACACCGTGGCGCACCATCCACGCTGCACAACAGCCGGCGGCGGAGCCGGTGGCGGGGTCTTCGCCGTTGTAGAAGATCATGCGCGCCCGCATCTTTGGTGTTGCTTCGCCACCCGGCGGAGTTGCTTTGTCGCCCGGCGGAGTTGCTTTGCCGCCCGGCGGAACAGCTTTGCCGCCCAGAGCATCGTCCGCAGCGATTCCGCCGGGAGTGATGAAGTAGAGGAACTTGGCGTCGGTGCGCGAGAGGTATTCCTCGGCGCGCTTCCAATCCAGCCGGATGCGCCCCAGCGCTTCCAACGACTTCAGCGGCACGATGGCGAACGGCATGCCGGTCGAGACCGTCTGGATGGGCAGGCCACGCTCCAGGTCCGAGATCTCGAGCCCGGCGACCGGGGCAACATCCTCCGGCTTCAGCACGTTGCCGAAGGCAGGGTCTGGCTGCGTCATCTCGCCGAAGAGGCGCCCGTCTTTGAAGCTGAACTCCACCGGGATCTTGCCCACGTTGAGGTCAAGCTCGAGGCGGTTCTCGTGGCCATAGACGCGGAGCTTGCCGCTGCCGCCGCCGAAGCGACGGTCGGGTCCGTGCAGCGCGAAGGCGGTGCCGAGCGTGGGATGACCAGCGAAGGGCAGCTCTTCCGCCACGGTGAAGATGCGCGTCCGGATGCCGCGCTCGCGCTCGGTGGCAAAGTCGCGGGGGAAGACGAAAGTGGTCTCGGAGAGGTTCATCTCGCGAGCCAGCGCCTGCATGTCGGCATCGGAGAGGCCACGGGCGTCAGTGAAGACGGCGAGCTGGTTTCCCTCGAGCGGGGTCGCGGTAAAGACGTCGAGCTTGACGAAGGGGAAGCGACGCTCGTACATCCGGTCCTCCGGCCCGCAGTTTGACGCTGCGGAAACCGAACCGTATTCTAACCGTTCCGTTTCTGGTTTTTCTGGTTTCGGGTTTCTTGTTCCTCGTTTCTGGTTTCTCGAGTGCCAGACCGCTCCCTTTGAGAAACGAGACACGAGAAACGAGAAACCTCTTCGGGAAGCGCATGGGGTCCGGTGACCCTTCTGGTCTTCAAAACCAGCGAGAGGCGTCTTTGGCGTCTCTGGTCGGTTCGACTCCGACACGCTTCCGCCATTTATTTAATGACTTACGCGGAGTTATGACGAACAGTAGCCCTTCGGCCCGGACTGCTCAAGCGGGTATTGTGATGAAATCGTGATAATCCACAACCTGTTCTGACTCGCAAACCGCGAGTTTCGACTCACTGCCTGCCAAGAATCGCAAGTAGTGGTGCAACTCGAATTTGTGGGGTATTGGCGGCAGGTCGCGGGCTATGGCAGGAGGACTTAGAGGAATTGGTCAGGCTAGTTACTGGGGAAAATACTTACTCGCGTAACGACGTGGCATGATGCGGTCATAAAGCCCCCAATGCTCTCGCTGCTGCTGTTGGCGCGACACAGCAAACGCGCAGAGATCTGCCAGCGCGAAAATGGAAGATCGCTCTGGAGACGTGAATGCCATCACGTCCGTAACGCGCCCCCACGCTCGCGAGAAGTACCCGAACGGAGCGCCACGCCGCCCGGCGCCTTCTTTCGGGCCTCCTACAAGAAGCATTTCGGTTCGAAGGACGCGGACTCCTGTCGTCGGACCAAATTGCGAACGTGTCCAAAACGGGACAGCCGTTCCTCATTCTCGACGCCTAATCTGGTGTCCGTGCCGTGTTCTCCCCAGCGACGGGAACCAAAGCTGTAACGCGGCCTTACAAGGCAAACCAATCACGCGACTCGAAGTCGCACCTTCCAACTAACTGAGCAGAAATCGAACTGCTTCAAAACTCAAGGAGGAAAGACATAATGTCAGCTAAAAAAGTAGGGGTGTTTGGGATCTACTCGACTCGCGCTGCGGTCGAAAATGTTACCGATTCGCTCGTCAAGGCGGGCTTTCCGGCTGCGGATATTTCCGTACTCTTGCCTGAGAGTCTTGGCGCCAAGGACATGGGAACGGAAAAGGCCACCAAGGCCCCCGAGGGCGCAGCCGCCGGCGTGACCACAGGCGGCGTGATTGGTGGCGCGCTCGGCGTGCTGGTAGGGGCTGGTCTGTTGACCATCCCTGGCCTGGGCCCGTTCATCGCCGCAGGCCCGATCATGGCAGGGCTCGCGGGGCTGGGCGTTGGCGGAGCAGTGGGCGGGGTTACCGGCGCCTTGGTCGGCATGGGTATCCCTGAATTCGAAGCCAAGCGCTATGAAGGTCGCCTGCAGAAGGGCGGGATTCTCCTCTCCGTTCATTGCGACACGGCAGAGGAAATCACGCGCGCCAAGGAGATCTTGAAAGTTGCGGGCGGAGAGGATGTCTCCTCCACGGGAGAGTCCTCTGTGAATACCAAGAATGTGGCCTAGTAAGGCTGGGGGCCGGCCCATCAGCTCTGGGGGCTGGCCCATTTTTTCCCGTTCCTGATTCTCTCGGGGTTGCCCCACCCTTCCGCCCGGTCTTGGCGGAGGGGGTGGGGTTTCTCCTAGACCCCCGTCAAACTCAGCAGCCACTCCCGGGCTGGGACCACAAACCGCCGCCACACCGCCGGGACCACATTCAACAAGGTGATTTTGATCTGCAATAGTTTCACTGCTGCTCGCTTCCTCGGAAGCTCCGATTCTACCGTCCATTCCTGCGCCGGATCCTGCTCTGGAGCCGGCAGCCAGATGATGATGTTGCCGAGGGGACAGCCAAAGTCTCCACCGGCTTCGGGGGTTGGAACCTAAGCAGGCAAGCCTGTGGCGCCCCCTGGCGTTTGATTTGCAGGGTAGCTAGACCGGCGGTGGGGGCGAGGACCTATGGCCCGGTTGCGAGGGTTTGTCGATGAAGCTAACGCGTTTTTCTGTTGAATTCCCAAGTAACTACTTAAGGGCTCAGCCGCTTGCGCCTGCCGTGGTGTGGAATACCCTCATCGCGTCTTGCGGATGAAATCGCAGCTGCGCCACATCTCAAACTGCGATGTTACCCACGGTAGACATTGCACCCAGCCTTGATACTTGATTTGTCAGCGGCGCTTCTTTAGTCGGCGGCTCACGGCTGCAAGATCGAAGCGTTCCGGGTTGAACTTCCTTCCCGCCCAGACGCGCATCTCGTGATGCTCTGGATGTTGCGGATTTGCTAAAGCTTCCAACAGTTCTTCATACCCCCCTGGCCCACCACAATCCTCGGGCGGACACGCGCACTCCCCGGCAAGGCAGATCGGTTGGTCCTGCCGGCGGTCCGAGACAAGTACTTCTTCAACTACCAATTCGTGCTGCCAGTAATCACCGGAGTCGCAAACATATTCCAGTCGAGCACCTCTGGTTATCAGCAACTTGCCTAAGATTGCTCGGCGCTCGTTGAGGACATCATCGCCCAGCTCGAACTTCGGATCGGAATATTTCGTGCCCGCAACCCGGAACTGATGCACGTGGGCGTTCTTCCAGCCCATCACCGTCTGAATCACCGCGTGCAATTCCGCCAGCGTCAACTCGCCCGGAACCACAAATCGCCGCCACACTGCCGGTACCACGTTCAACAAGTTGATTTTGAGCTGCAATAGTTTCACAGGTAGTCCGCCGCCGGAGCTCCGATTCTAGCCTCTGCGGGCTCGACCTCTAGAGGCGGGGCTTTGCCACCTTGTACAAGGCAGGGATTGGCGGGGTAGCTCTACCGGCGGGTGGGGGCGAGGTCTATTGCCCGGTTGCGAGGGTTGCTCCTCCTCTGACCATGCTCGTCAAATTGCACGCAGTTCGCAACTGTGCGAAATGGGACTGCGCGGCTTCCATATCATTGTCATGATGGGGCATGATGCATAATAAAACTAAGAAAGAACCCGCCAACACGACACGTGTCAGCGTCGAGAAGGAAATGGCGAAGCCGCGCATGGCCAGATCCGCAAGAATAGCGGAACTGAATCTGGATACTGCGCGAATTCCAGAACCGCCAAGTACCGCTATGCCCGGCACCGTCGACAAGATCATCCCGTCTCCAGGTCCGGGCCAACCTGAAAAGGCGCAGATTGCTGTTGACGGGGCCGATCACAAGTATCGGGATCTTCGTATTGAAAATACGTTGACTGACGAACACGGAGATGATGTGAGGCTCAAAGAGGGTGCTCACGTTAAGGTTACCGTTACCGCCGAACCAAAACCGTCAACCGCAACAATGAACGAAGACAGTTAACTGAATCGGCGTGCGACAGTCGGCCTGGCTTTGGCCTCCTCAATTCGTAGGCTCCCTCCTTTTCAATCCTCGCCAGCGATTTCTGGCATTGAACAATGTAGACTCGCGACATACACTGATCTCCACTGAAGAGGTCCGAAAATGCCAGACGAAGAGTGGATCAAAACACTCGCAGACGGCAGAAACGTGAAGTTCATCTACCAAGAACTGCCATTGGACGGGGCGTTTATCACCGCGCAGCTTGCAGGTAGTGAGGTCGTCTATTCGGTCTTATTGGCCAAAGCAAGAAACCCGCTGACTCGTGAAGATGTTGAAAGCCATTTCAAGGGCGAACTTTCAAAGAAGTACACAGTTTAATGAGTCGGCATAATCTTATTCTGTCTGGCTGAGAACGAAGGTAGTTCCTGAGAATGTATGCCGCAAGGCGTGGATGCTGCGCTCTACGGCCTGGAAGCCAAGGCCTGCACAGAAGCTTGAAATTCCTCAGCACGTTGCGCCTGTTCTGCTTCCGACCATCCCGCGTCGGGAACAAAAGCTCGGACCCGCCTGGTTATTTGGAGGTACTTTCCAGAGACTCTTCCGCAGCTCGAACGAGAAGGCCACCTACCTCTCTTTGGGCCTTTCCCCATCACTGTGAATAGCATCTGATCCAGGTTCACTTGCGACTTCTTCAGCGGCAGCGGCTCGTCAATCCTCATTCCAGTGTCCATGAGGGTGAGCACCAGCACATGAAGCCGAACGTCGCTGAAGTTCTTGGGCCGAAATCCCGCAAGCCCTGCGCAGCTGTTCTTCGTGTATATCGGAAGAACTTTTGTCTCTTCACGTAGCTTTGCAAGCCGCAGTGGCGAGCCGAGCCACTTCAGATAGGCATTCACGCAACGGATGCGATTGTTGCAGGAGATTGGCTGAAGACCAGCTTGCCTCATGTCGATTACAAGCTGCTTCAGGCCATCTTGAGTGAGAGGGTACTTCTCCAACCACTGCGAGGGGAAACGTTGTGTAGGTAGATGCGCTCTTGAATGAAGCGTTCGAACTCAGACATGGGGTCAAAACCTCTGTTTGAGATGGAGGGAAGACCCCTAAGTTGTTGATTGGTCGGCCCTAGCGGATTTGAACTTCCTGGATTGCTTGCTGAAGAGAATTACATTCACTTGGCCG
The Acidobacteriota bacterium genome window above contains:
- a CDS encoding pyridoxal-phosphate dependent enzyme, which produces MPANIAPVQVRREIPLDLIEDAAKHVYEAAVRTPLVRLNHDGPAEIYLKLENLQPIGSFKIRGAYNAVRLLPEAQRKRGVWTVSAGNAAQGVALAAKKAGVPCKVLVMDTAPATKLTAIERLGATFVKAPFDECWKALSERTHPQMEGAFVHPFEDDEFIAGNASAGIEILEDLPDVDSVVAAFGGGGLACGIATVMKHYRPQAKVYAAEPETAHPFAHCLKAGGAQDFPNWKASWVDGCGGKSVFPRMWALAHHLLAGSIVSSLDEIRRAMRLVAERNHVIAEGAGACAVAGGLSGKAGAGKIVCVVSGGNIDLAKFNELVASA
- a CDS encoding ABC transporter ATP-binding protein encodes the protein MAAIIQTDNVTKVYRVGKVDVPALRGVSFVIERGEFVSIVGPSGSGKSTLFYLLGGLTRATTGKVIIDGEDFAQLSDAERTRLRKRRIGFVFQKFNLLPTLDALGNIQIAHDIAGGNGELDRAYLDQIVGMLGLAGRLDHRPSELSGGEQQRVALARALIHRPAIILADEPTGNLDSKNSDIVLKMLRQSNQELGQTVLMITHNPAAATVGDRIIHMRDGAIVAPEEDPQWVHH
- a CDS encoding response regulator translates to MLETRGYRVIACHNGRVALEVFERGGIDLVLSDLVMPDLDGTELIERIKTLSPETPAILFSGKIKVYERDTRADIFLPKGMYAPAELLERIRLLLVRKRGPKKGVARVTTAHAAVPRQIASA
- a CDS encoding PhzF family phenazine biosynthesis protein; translation: MYERRFPFVKLDVFTATPLEGNQLAVFTDARGLSDADMQALAREMNLSETTFVFPRDFATERERGIRTRIFTVAEELPFAGHPTLGTAFALHGPDRRFGGGSGKLRVYGHENRLELDLNVGKIPVEFSFKDGRLFGEMTQPDPAFGNVLKPEDVAPVAGLEISDLERGLPIQTVSTGMPFAIVPLKSLEALGRIRLDWKRAEEYLSRTDAKFLYFITPGGIAADDALGGKAVPPGGKATPPGDKATPPGGEATPKMRARMIFYNGEDPATGSAAGCCAAWMVRHGVAQPDQPVLIEQGVEMKRRSLIHVRASKSDVGSTPGKSTEGYSVVNVRVGGNVVEVMQGEVFL
- a CDS encoding DUF3341 domain-containing protein produces the protein MSAKKVGVFGIYSTRAAVENVTDSLVKAGFPAADISVLLPESLGAKDMGTEKATKAPEGAAAGVTTGGVIGGALGVLVGAGLLTIPGLGPFIAAGPIMAGLAGLGVGGAVGGVTGALVGMGIPEFEAKRYEGRLQKGGILLSVHCDTAEEITRAKEILKVAGGEDVSSTGESSVNTKNVA
- a CDS encoding plasmid pRiA4b ORF-3 family protein; this encodes MKLLQLKINLLNVVPAVWRRFVVPGELTLAELHAVIQTVMGWKNAHVHQFRVAGTKYSDPKFELGDDVLNERRAILGKLLITRGARLEYVCDSGDYWQHELVVEEVLVSDRRQDQPICLAGECACPPEDCGGPGGYEELLEALANPQHPEHHEMRVWAGRKFNPERFDLAAVSRRLKKRR